One Candidatus Synechococcus calcipolaris G9 genomic window carries:
- a CDS encoding choice-of-anchor Q domain-containing protein, giving the protein MMLLSGERWLGCAISGNKATDPSSGGGGGIVNNVTVNVTNSIISGNESTATVGPEINNGGALNFTGNNLVGQNNTLGIGGGISSGAGNVITPSVPTSQIIGPLANNGGPTQTHALLPDSPALAVGDPSQTGLPATDQRGEPRLRDGLLDLGAYQFQLPVTPTDPPTTTPAMTPVVQPPAAPLVVTPVTSTVPQPPVPPVTPPPTIFVFVPAPVELKFPQELLTILQGQEQTQLPLEQSLCQLLEERDEIVLEIDGVPVESALAAECS; this is encoded by the coding sequence ATGATGCTATTGAGTGGCGAGCGATGGCTGGGATGCGCGATCAGTGGCAATAAGGCTACGGATCCTTCATCCGGCGGCGGCGGCGGGATTGTGAATAATGTTACGGTCAACGTGACCAACAGCATTATTAGTGGTAATGAGTCTACTGCTACTGTCGGCCCTGAAATTAATAACGGTGGCGCTCTAAACTTTACCGGCAATAACCTTGTTGGGCAAAACAACACTCTGGGCATTGGTGGCGGGATCTCCAGTGGGGCAGGCAACGTCATTACTCCTTCAGTTCCAACCAGTCAAATTATTGGCCCCCTCGCCAACAATGGCGGCCCCACCCAAACCCATGCCCTCTTACCGGACAGTCCGGCCTTAGCCGTAGGTGATCCTAGCCAAACAGGTTTGCCGGCAACAGATCAGCGGGGGGAGCCTCGTCTCAGGGATGGCTTGCTCGATTTGGGGGCATATCAGTTTCAATTACCCGTTACTCCTACTGATCCTCCTACAACAACTCCAGCCATGACTCCTGTCGTGCAACCCCCCGCAGCACCGCTAGTAGTTACACCTGTCACATCAACTGTGCCCCAACCTCCTGTACCCCCAGTGACACCACCACCAACCATCTTTGTCTTTGTGCCTGCGCCAGTAGAGTTGAAATTTCCCCAAGAGCTACTAACCATTTTGCAAGGTCAGGAGCAAACCCAACTTCCCCTAGAGCAAAGCCTCTGTCAATTACTCGAAGAAAGAGATGAGATAGTCTTAGAGATTGATGGTGTGCCCGTAGAGTCTGCCCTAGCGGCGGAGTGCAGTTAG
- a CDS encoding DUF86 domain-containing protein: MKRAYVCSIEVIGEAVKQLPDGLRQKYDAIEWRAMAGMRDQWQ, translated from the coding sequence CTGAAGCGCGCTTACGTTTGTAGTATTGAAGTAATCGGTGAAGCTGTCAAACAGTTACCAGATGGGTTGCGTCAGAAATATGATGCTATTGAGTGGCGAGCGATGGCTGGGATGCGCGATCAGTGGCAATAA